One window from the genome of Scyliorhinus torazame isolate Kashiwa2021f chromosome 3, sScyTor2.1, whole genome shotgun sequence encodes:
- the lamtor3 gene encoding ragulator complex protein LAMTOR3 — protein sequence MADDLKRYLYKQLPSVEGLHAIVVSDRDGVPVIKVANDNAPEHALRPGFLSTFALATDQGSKLGLSKNKSIICYYNTYQVVQFNRLPLVVSFIANSSANTGLIVSLEKELAPLFEELRQAVEVS from the exons ATGGCAGAT GACTTGAAGCGATACCTTTACAAACAATTGCCAAG TGTTGAGGGCCTTCACGCCATTGTAGTTTCTGACAGAGATGGAGTACCTGTGATTAAAG TTGCTAATGATAATGCACCAGAACATGCACTGAGACCTGGATTCCTCTCTACCTTCGCACTAGCAACAGATCAAGGAAGCAAGCTGGGACTTTCAAAGAACAAAAGCATAATTTGCTATTACAATACATACCAG GTTGTGCAATTTAACCGGTTGCCTTTGGTTGTGAGCTTCATAGCTAACAGCAGCGCCAACACAG GGTTGATTGTCAGTTTGGAGAAAGAGCTCGCCCCTTTGTTTGAAGAATTGCGCCAGGCTGTGGAAGTATCATGA